From the genome of Streptomyces sp. NBC_01116, one region includes:
- a CDS encoding DUF4365 domain-containing protein, protein MALAQPDPGGTARAEAFGPRLPQRPDTPLRGSLATTACMETLQVGYLHAVAAAAGCSLSQPFPDNGIDWHVSHGAPAHTVDDEVTIKVQLKCTYQIPPHPAGGAFSFTLDNAHLVKLARSPVSVHKILVVMIVPRSQDDWLRAGPGGLDLRHCCYWTNLAGHAVTGRNRTTVRIPTSRIFDDRALCDIMARVGAGGRP, encoded by the coding sequence ATGGCGCTCGCGCAGCCCGACCCCGGGGGAACCGCCCGCGCCGAGGCCTTCGGGCCGCGGCTGCCGCAGCGGCCCGACACGCCACTGCGCGGCTCCCTCGCCACCACCGCCTGCATGGAGACCCTTCAGGTGGGCTACCTGCACGCCGTCGCGGCGGCGGCGGGATGCTCCCTGTCCCAGCCCTTCCCCGACAACGGCATCGACTGGCACGTCAGCCACGGCGCCCCGGCCCACACCGTCGACGACGAAGTGACCATCAAGGTGCAGCTCAAATGCACCTACCAGATACCGCCGCACCCGGCGGGCGGGGCGTTCTCCTTCACGCTCGACAACGCCCACCTCGTCAAACTCGCCCGCAGCCCGGTGTCGGTGCACAAGATCCTGGTCGTGATGATCGTCCCCCGCAGCCAGGACGACTGGCTGCGCGCCGGGCCCGGGGGCCTCGACCTGCGCCACTGCTGCTACTGGACCAACCTGGCCGGCCACGCGGTGACGGGCCGGAACCGGACCACTGTGCGCATCCCGACCTCGCGGATCTTCGACGACCGCGCACTCTGCGACATCATGGCCCGGGTCGGGGCCGGAGGGAGACCCTGA
- a CDS encoding 3'-5' exonuclease: MMHWFEGPLAAFDTETTGVDVEQDRIVSAALVAQDTAGGRVRVTRWLVDPGVPVPPGATEIHGLTDDHLHRYGRWPAPVMDEIARALAESCATGRPLVVMNAPFDLTLLDRELRRHRASSLAGYLDGVPMRVVDPRVLDKHLDRYRKGRRTLTDLCASYEVVLDGAHDAAADATASLELVRAVCRRFSTRLERLSPAELHVLQATWHAAQARGLEAWFAKSGTPETVDPAWPLRPELPAAA; encoded by the coding sequence ATGATGCACTGGTTCGAGGGGCCACTGGCCGCTTTTGACACGGAGACGACAGGCGTGGACGTCGAGCAGGACCGGATCGTCTCGGCCGCTCTCGTCGCGCAGGACACCGCGGGCGGTCGCGTCCGCGTCACGCGCTGGCTGGTCGATCCGGGGGTCCCGGTCCCGCCGGGGGCGACCGAGATCCACGGTCTGACCGACGACCACCTTCACCGCTACGGGCGTTGGCCCGCCCCGGTGATGGACGAGATAGCCCGGGCCCTGGCGGAGAGCTGTGCGACGGGCCGTCCGCTGGTCGTGATGAACGCGCCCTTCGATCTGACGCTGCTGGACCGGGAGTTGAGACGGCACCGGGCGTCGTCGCTGGCCGGGTATCTCGACGGGGTGCCGATGCGGGTGGTGGACCCGAGGGTGCTGGACAAGCATCTGGACCGCTACCGCAAGGGCCGCCGTACGCTCACGGACCTGTGCGCGAGTTACGAGGTGGTGCTCGACGGGGCCCATGACGCGGCGGCCGACGCGACGGCTTCACTGGAGTTGGTACGGGCGGTGTGCCGGCGCTTCTCGACGCGGCTGGAGCGGCTGTCGCCGGCCGAGCTGCACGTCCTTCAGGCGACCTGGCACGCGGCCCAGGCGCGGGGCCTGGAGGCGTGGTTCGCGAAGAGCGGGACGCCGGAGACGGTGGATCCGGCGTGGCCGCTGCGTCCGGAACTGCCCGCGGCCGCGTAA
- a CDS encoding SCO7613 C-terminal domain-containing membrane protein produces MEHVPPPAEELALLDRELAELDARRAQLLTRRTWLLAALRPPAPTAAPGWNPSGWGAPPGAPAQPWGQVPKQPSAPRSAQNILLTLGGLLLAVAAVAFTLVSWGSMGIGGRSAVLAAVTLGAMAAPAVLLRRGLAATAEALAALALVLTLLDVYAVHAVAAPDTDGLGFTAVASAVLAALWTAYGLALGKLRLPLPAAVVLAQWPLLFWAWAAGAPALVVGWALLATAVLDGAIALWGKGAGVRVTACVGGSAMGLSALMVGLALSTTASGPLGAAGPGALLLAAAAAALAGAWRAPRGFARTGGVVAGLAAVAAVGGVPAAALPEGWRVLAYLLGGLALAGVLRAGVPRDAARGVLAASAAVVAGSLAWALPPLAAVLLGPVTLLSDVWAGAPEGFRSALGSTLPWSELAAAPLTLALVAGLLGAAYRWWPSVVRITAPLAARDAAPAEADVPGAARTAPPAAGAPWYAAGGAGARQRPSGAALRGAAGAGAVALGWGALLLAGVVLDVPYAVAVAGETALVGGLLASAVRSAGSGRSASAVPVIALLGAVAGAMSVAVLSLASEGASYAVFGALAALFAGAAVRAGAEVPRAVLAVAAVVWGTVLTGFAGRSLDLAPHESAPLMLLVPALTVLLGARLRRNPVALPVELAGALGALVAVGLAVSDAPFLALVLALSGVLAAGAAVRSERRPVAGYLAAALFVLATWVRLAASEVSFPEAYTLPVTVPALVVGVLRRRGDREVSSWTAYGPGLAATLLPSLAVAWTDPDWLRPLLLGVAALVITLLGARYRLQALLLLGGAVLALDGLHELAPYVVQVAGALPRWLPPALAGLLLLVVGATYEQRLRDARRLRDALGRMR; encoded by the coding sequence ATGGAACACGTGCCCCCGCCCGCCGAGGAACTGGCCCTCCTCGACCGAGAACTGGCCGAGCTGGACGCCCGCCGGGCCCAGCTGCTGACCCGGCGCACCTGGCTGCTCGCCGCGCTGCGGCCGCCCGCGCCGACGGCCGCCCCGGGCTGGAACCCGTCCGGCTGGGGCGCGCCTCCCGGCGCCCCCGCGCAGCCGTGGGGCCAGGTGCCGAAGCAGCCGTCCGCGCCGCGCAGCGCGCAGAACATCCTGCTGACGCTGGGCGGTCTGCTGCTGGCGGTCGCTGCCGTCGCGTTCACGCTGGTGAGCTGGGGCTCGATGGGGATCGGCGGCCGGTCGGCCGTGCTGGCCGCGGTGACCCTGGGGGCGATGGCCGCCCCGGCGGTGCTGCTGCGGCGGGGTCTGGCGGCCACCGCCGAGGCGCTGGCGGCCCTGGCCCTGGTGCTGACGCTGCTGGACGTCTACGCGGTCCACGCGGTGGCCGCGCCCGACACCGACGGGCTCGGTTTCACGGCCGTCGCGTCGGCGGTGCTCGCGGCGCTGTGGACGGCGTACGGGCTGGCGCTGGGCAAGCTGCGCCTGCCGTTGCCGGCCGCCGTGGTGCTGGCCCAGTGGCCGCTGCTGTTCTGGGCCTGGGCCGCGGGCGCGCCGGCGCTGGTGGTCGGGTGGGCGCTGCTGGCGACCGCGGTGCTGGACGGAGCGATCGCGCTGTGGGGCAAGGGCGCCGGGGTGCGGGTCACGGCGTGCGTCGGTGGATCGGCGATGGGCTTGTCGGCCCTGATGGTGGGCCTCGCGCTGTCCACGACGGCCTCCGGGCCGCTCGGGGCGGCGGGACCGGGGGCGCTGCTGCTGGCGGCGGCCGCGGCGGCCCTGGCCGGGGCGTGGCGCGCGCCGAGAGGTTTCGCGCGGACGGGCGGTGTGGTGGCGGGCCTCGCGGCGGTGGCCGCGGTGGGCGGCGTACCGGCCGCCGCACTGCCGGAGGGCTGGCGGGTGCTCGCGTATCTGCTGGGCGGCCTCGCCCTGGCAGGGGTCCTGCGGGCAGGGGTGCCGAGGGACGCGGCGCGCGGGGTGCTGGCGGCGTCGGCGGCCGTGGTGGCCGGCTCCCTGGCGTGGGCGCTGCCGCCGCTCGCGGCGGTGCTGCTGGGTCCGGTGACGCTGCTGTCGGACGTGTGGGCGGGGGCGCCGGAGGGATTCCGGTCCGCGCTGGGGTCGACGCTGCCGTGGTCGGAGCTGGCCGCGGCCCCGCTGACGCTCGCCCTGGTGGCCGGGCTGCTGGGGGCGGCGTACCGGTGGTGGCCCTCGGTCGTGCGGATCACGGCGCCGTTGGCGGCCCGGGACGCGGCTCCGGCGGAGGCGGATGTGCCGGGCGCGGCCCGGACGGCGCCGCCCGCTGCCGGGGCTCCCTGGTACGCGGCCGGTGGGGCCGGCGCTCGCCAGCGGCCTTCCGGGGCAGCCCTGCGCGGGGCCGCCGGTGCGGGTGCGGTGGCTCTCGGCTGGGGCGCGCTGCTGCTGGCCGGGGTCGTGCTGGATGTGCCCTACGCGGTCGCGGTGGCCGGGGAGACGGCCCTGGTGGGCGGGCTGCTCGCGTCGGCGGTCCGGAGTGCCGGGAGCGGCCGGAGCGCGTCGGCGGTGCCGGTGATCGCGCTGCTGGGGGCGGTGGCCGGGGCGATGAGCGTCGCCGTGCTGTCGCTGGCGTCGGAGGGGGCCTCCTACGCGGTGTTCGGCGCGCTGGCGGCGCTGTTCGCCGGGGCGGCGGTACGGGCGGGGGCCGAGGTGCCGCGTGCGGTGCTCGCGGTCGCCGCGGTGGTCTGGGGCACCGTGCTCACGGGGTTCGCGGGCCGGTCCCTGGACCTCGCACCGCATGAGTCCGCGCCGTTGATGCTTCTGGTGCCCGCGCTGACGGTGCTGCTCGGGGCACGGTTGCGGCGGAACCCGGTGGCGTTGCCGGTGGAGCTGGCGGGTGCGCTGGGTGCGCTCGTCGCCGTGGGGCTCGCGGTGTCCGACGCGCCCTTCCTGGCCCTGGTGCTGGCGTTGAGCGGGGTGCTGGCGGCGGGCGCGGCGGTGCGGTCGGAGCGGCGGCCGGTGGCGGGTTACCTGGCGGCGGCGCTGTTCGTGCTGGCCACCTGGGTCCGGCTGGCCGCCTCGGAGGTGTCGTTCCCGGAGGCGTACACGCTGCCGGTGACCGTGCCCGCGCTGGTGGTCGGGGTGCTGCGGCGGCGCGGGGACCGGGAGGTCTCGTCGTGGACGGCGTACGGGCCGGGGCTCGCGGCGACGCTGTTGCCGAGCCTGGCGGTCGCCTGGACCGACCCGGACTGGCTGCGGCCGCTGCTGCTGGGGGTGGCGGCGCTGGTGATCACGCTGCTGGGCGCGCGCTACCGCCTCCAGGCGCTGCTGCTGCTCGGTGGGGCGGTGCTGGCGCTGGACGGGCTGCACGAGCTGGCGCCGTACGTGGTGCAGGTCGCGGGCGCGCTGCCCCGCTGGCTGCCGCCGGCCCTGGCCGGGCTGCTGCTGCTGGTGGTCGGAGCGACGTACGAGCAGCGGCTGCGCGACGCCCGCCGGCTGAGGGACGCGCTGGGACGGATGCGGTGA
- the thrS gene encoding threonine--tRNA ligase, translating into MSDVRVIIQRDSEREEHVVTTGTTAGELFPGQRTVVAARIGGELKDLSYELQDGESVEPVEISSEDGLNILRHSTAHVMAQAVQELFPDAKLGIGPPVKDGFYYDFDVEKPFTPEDLKAIEKKMQEIQKRGQKFSRRVVSDEAAREELADEPYKLELIGIKGSASSDDGADVEVGGGELTIYDNLDPKTGDLCWKDLCRGPHLPTTRFIPAFKLMRNAAAYWRGSEKNPMLQRIYGTAWPTKDELKAHLEFLEEAAKRDHRKLGNELDLFSFPDEIGPGLAVFHPKGGVIRRAMEDYSRRRHEEEGYEFVYSPHATKGKLFEKSGHLDWYADGMYPPMQLDDGVDYYLKPMNCPMHNLIFDARGRSYRELPLRLFEFGTVYRYEKSGVVHGLTRSRGFTQDDAHIYCTKEQMAEELDRTLTFVLNLLRDYGLTDFYLELSTKDPEKYVGSDETWEEATETLRQVAEKQGLPLVPDPGGAAFYGPKISVQCKDAIGRTWQMSTVQLDFNLPERFDLEYTGPDGSKQRPVMIHRALFGSIERFFAVLLEHYAGAFPVWLAPVQAVGIPIGDAHIPYLQEFAAKARKQGLRVDVDASSDRMQKKIRNQQKAKVPFMIIAGDEDMANGAVSFRYRDGSQENGIPVDEALAKIAKAVEDRVQV; encoded by the coding sequence GTGTCAGACGTCCGTGTGATCATCCAACGCGATTCCGAGCGGGAAGAGCACGTGGTGACGACGGGCACGACGGCCGGCGAGCTCTTCCCCGGGCAGCGCACCGTCGTCGCCGCCCGCATCGGCGGTGAGCTGAAGGACCTCTCCTACGAGCTCCAGGACGGCGAGAGCGTCGAGCCGGTGGAGATCTCCTCCGAGGACGGCCTGAACATCCTGCGCCACTCCACCGCGCACGTCATGGCCCAGGCCGTGCAGGAGCTCTTCCCCGACGCCAAGCTCGGCATCGGCCCGCCGGTCAAGGACGGCTTCTACTACGACTTCGACGTCGAGAAGCCGTTCACGCCCGAGGACCTCAAGGCCATCGAGAAGAAGATGCAGGAGATCCAGAAGCGGGGCCAGAAGTTCTCCCGCCGCGTGGTCTCCGACGAGGCCGCCCGCGAGGAGCTGGCCGACGAGCCGTACAAGCTGGAGCTCATCGGCATCAAGGGGTCCGCCTCCTCCGACGACGGCGCGGACGTCGAGGTGGGCGGCGGCGAGCTGACCATCTACGACAACCTCGACCCCAAGACCGGCGACCTGTGCTGGAAGGACCTCTGCCGGGGTCCGCACCTGCCCACCACCCGGTTCATCCCGGCGTTCAAGCTGATGCGCAACGCCGCGGCGTACTGGCGCGGCAGCGAGAAGAACCCGATGCTCCAGCGCATCTACGGCACCGCCTGGCCGACCAAGGACGAGCTGAAGGCGCACCTGGAGTTCCTGGAGGAGGCCGCCAAGCGCGACCACCGCAAGCTCGGCAACGAGCTGGACCTCTTCTCCTTCCCCGACGAGATCGGCCCCGGCCTCGCGGTCTTCCACCCCAAGGGCGGCGTCATCCGCCGGGCCATGGAGGACTACTCGCGCCGCCGTCACGAGGAGGAGGGCTACGAGTTCGTCTACTCGCCGCACGCCACCAAGGGCAAGCTCTTCGAGAAGTCCGGCCATCTGGACTGGTACGCCGACGGCATGTACCCGCCCATGCAGCTCGACGACGGGGTGGACTACTACCTCAAGCCGATGAACTGCCCGATGCACAACCTGATCTTCGACGCGCGCGGCCGCTCCTACCGCGAACTGCCGCTGCGGCTCTTCGAGTTCGGCACCGTGTACCGGTACGAGAAGTCGGGCGTCGTGCACGGCCTGACCCGCTCGCGCGGCTTCACCCAGGACGACGCGCACATCTACTGCACCAAGGAGCAGATGGCCGAGGAGCTCGACCGCACGCTCACCTTCGTGCTGAACCTGCTCCGCGACTACGGGCTCACCGACTTCTACCTGGAGCTCTCCACCAAGGACCCGGAGAAGTACGTCGGCTCCGACGAGACCTGGGAAGAGGCCACCGAGACGCTGCGCCAGGTCGCCGAGAAGCAGGGTCTGCCCCTGGTCCCGGACCCGGGCGGCGCCGCGTTCTACGGCCCGAAGATCTCCGTGCAGTGCAAGGACGCCATCGGCCGCACCTGGCAGATGTCGACCGTGCAGCTCGACTTCAACCTGCCGGAGCGCTTCGACCTGGAGTACACCGGGCCCGACGGCTCCAAGCAGCGCCCGGTGATGATCCACCGTGCCCTGTTCGGCTCCATCGAGCGCTTCTTCGCCGTGCTCCTGGAGCACTACGCGGGCGCGTTCCCGGTCTGGCTCGCGCCGGTCCAGGCCGTCGGCATCCCGATCGGCGACGCCCACATCCCCTACCTCCAGGAGTTCGCCGCCAAGGCGCGCAAGCAGGGGCTGCGGGTGGACGTGGACGCGTCCTCGGACCGGATGCAGAAGAAGATCCGCAACCAGCAGAAGGCCAAGGTGCCCTTCATGATCATCGCTGGCGATGAGGACATGGCCAACGGTGCCGTCTCCTTCCGCTACCGCGACGGTTCGCAGGAGAACGGCATCCCGGTCGACGAGGCCCTCGCCAAGATCGCGAAGGCCGTCGAGGACCGCGTACAGGTCTGA
- a CDS encoding TIGR02611 family protein — translation MNAESDERSEVADQAARASATGESDREERELGSRAPGFIKASKALHLSWQVGVFIVGLGVVIAGVLMLVLPGPGWLVIFGGMAIWATEFVWAQLVLRWTKRKVTEAAQRALDPKVRRRNIILTTLGLVIMAVLAGIYVWKFGLTMPWKISE, via the coding sequence ATGAACGCGGAGAGTGACGAGCGGAGCGAGGTCGCCGACCAGGCGGCACGCGCATCCGCCACGGGGGAATCGGACCGGGAGGAGCGCGAGCTGGGCTCGCGGGCGCCGGGTTTCATCAAGGCGTCGAAAGCGCTCCATCTGAGCTGGCAGGTCGGCGTCTTCATCGTCGGGCTCGGCGTGGTGATCGCGGGCGTGCTCATGCTCGTGCTGCCGGGGCCCGGCTGGCTGGTGATCTTCGGCGGCATGGCGATCTGGGCGACCGAGTTCGTCTGGGCCCAGCTGGTGCTGCGCTGGACCAAGCGCAAGGTCACCGAGGCGGCGCAGCGGGCCCTCGATCCCAAGGTCCGGCGACGCAACATCATCCTCACCACGCTGGGGCTCGTGATCATGGCGGTGCTGGCCGGGATCTACGTCTGGAAGTTCGGGCTCACCATGCCGTGGAAGATCAGCGAGTAG